A genomic segment from Salvia splendens isolate huo1 chromosome 13, SspV2, whole genome shotgun sequence encodes:
- the LOC121760314 gene encoding chloride conductance regulatory protein ICln-like isoform X3 encodes MASGIRSVTERSGEGVGKPILDADNGEELMLVQHDVSIVLGSSRRSPESPGTLYITTRQVVWLSDSVMAKGYAVDFLSVSLHAVSTDPEAYPSPCIYAQIENGTEDDESEDSDSESDDTLNLSKITEMRLVPSDPKQLDTLFAMFCECAELNPDPIEDGEYDWITSADQLGTEDVDSEGDADPNPAHPIGAKENLSLAHSVVQLQINDHRFEDADEMEQDGKNGDN; translated from the exons ATGGCCTCCGGCATTCGATCGGTGACCGAAAGAAGCGGCGAAGGCGTCGGAAAACCAATCCTCGACGCCGACAATGGCGAGGAGCTGATGCTCGTCCAGCACGATGTCTCCATTGTCCTCGGCAGCAGCCGCCGCTCGCCGGAATCCCCCGGCACTCTCTACATCACCACCAG GCAAGTAGTGTGGTTGAGTGACTCGGTTATGGCAAAAGGATATGCCGTGGACTTTCTTTCTGTGTCGCTTCACGCTGTTTCTACAGATCCCGAGGCTTATCCTTCTCCTTGCATCTATGCTCAG ATTGAGAATGGGACTGAGGATGATGAATCTGAAGATTCAGATTCTGAGAGTGATGATACGTTGAATTTATCGAAGATAACTGAGATGAGACTTGTGCCGTCAGATCCTAAACAAT TGGATACACTATTTGCAATGTTCTGTGAATGTGCTGAGCTTAATCCTGATCCGATTGAAG ATGGTGAATACGACTGGATTACCAGTGCTGATCAACTTGGTACTG AGGATGTCGACTCTGAAGGGGACGCCGACCCAAATCCAGCTCATCCAATTGGTGCCAAAGAAAATCTCAGCCTGGCTCATTCCGTAGTGCAG CTTCAGATAAACGATCATCGATTCGAGGATGCTGATGAAATGGAGCAGGATGGTAAAAATGGTGATAACTGA
- the LOC121760314 gene encoding chloride conductance regulatory protein ICln-like isoform X2, with protein sequence MASGIRSVTERSGEGVGKPILDADNGEELMLVQHDVSIVLGSSRRSPESPGTLYITTRQVVWLSDSVMAKGYAVDFLSVSLHAVSTDPEAYPSPCIYAQIENGTEDDESEDSDSESDDTLNLSKITEMRLVPSDPKQLDTLFAMFCECAELNPDPIEEVDGEYDWITSADQLEDVDSEGDADPNPAHPIGAKENLSLAHSVVQLQINDHRFEDADEMEQDGKNGDN encoded by the exons ATGGCCTCCGGCATTCGATCGGTGACCGAAAGAAGCGGCGAAGGCGTCGGAAAACCAATCCTCGACGCCGACAATGGCGAGGAGCTGATGCTCGTCCAGCACGATGTCTCCATTGTCCTCGGCAGCAGCCGCCGCTCGCCGGAATCCCCCGGCACTCTCTACATCACCACCAG GCAAGTAGTGTGGTTGAGTGACTCGGTTATGGCAAAAGGATATGCCGTGGACTTTCTTTCTGTGTCGCTTCACGCTGTTTCTACAGATCCCGAGGCTTATCCTTCTCCTTGCATCTATGCTCAG ATTGAGAATGGGACTGAGGATGATGAATCTGAAGATTCAGATTCTGAGAGTGATGATACGTTGAATTTATCGAAGATAACTGAGATGAGACTTGTGCCGTCAGATCCTAAACAAT TGGATACACTATTTGCAATGTTCTGTGAATGTGCTGAGCTTAATCCTGATCCGATTGAAG AAGTAGATGGTGAATACGACTGGATTACCAGTGCTGATCAACTTG AGGATGTCGACTCTGAAGGGGACGCCGACCCAAATCCAGCTCATCCAATTGGTGCCAAAGAAAATCTCAGCCTGGCTCATTCCGTAGTGCAG CTTCAGATAAACGATCATCGATTCGAGGATGCTGATGAAATGGAGCAGGATGGTAAAAATGGTGATAACTGA
- the LOC121760314 gene encoding chloride conductance regulatory protein ICln-like isoform X1 — translation MASGIRSVTERSGEGVGKPILDADNGEELMLVQHDVSIVLGSSRRSPESPGTLYITTRQVVWLSDSVMAKGYAVDFLSVSLHAVSTDPEAYPSPCIYAQIENGTEDDESEDSDSESDDTLNLSKITEMRLVPSDPKQLDTLFAMFCECAELNPDPIEEVDGEYDWITSADQLGTEDVDSEGDADPNPAHPIGAKENLSLAHSVVQLQINDHRFEDADEMEQDGKNGDN, via the exons ATGGCCTCCGGCATTCGATCGGTGACCGAAAGAAGCGGCGAAGGCGTCGGAAAACCAATCCTCGACGCCGACAATGGCGAGGAGCTGATGCTCGTCCAGCACGATGTCTCCATTGTCCTCGGCAGCAGCCGCCGCTCGCCGGAATCCCCCGGCACTCTCTACATCACCACCAG GCAAGTAGTGTGGTTGAGTGACTCGGTTATGGCAAAAGGATATGCCGTGGACTTTCTTTCTGTGTCGCTTCACGCTGTTTCTACAGATCCCGAGGCTTATCCTTCTCCTTGCATCTATGCTCAG ATTGAGAATGGGACTGAGGATGATGAATCTGAAGATTCAGATTCTGAGAGTGATGATACGTTGAATTTATCGAAGATAACTGAGATGAGACTTGTGCCGTCAGATCCTAAACAAT TGGATACACTATTTGCAATGTTCTGTGAATGTGCTGAGCTTAATCCTGATCCGATTGAAG AAGTAGATGGTGAATACGACTGGATTACCAGTGCTGATCAACTTGGTACTG AGGATGTCGACTCTGAAGGGGACGCCGACCCAAATCCAGCTCATCCAATTGGTGCCAAAGAAAATCTCAGCCTGGCTCATTCCGTAGTGCAG CTTCAGATAAACGATCATCGATTCGAGGATGCTGATGAAATGGAGCAGGATGGTAAAAATGGTGATAACTGA
- the LOC121762050 gene encoding patatin-like protein 6, with product MACVADHADSIDTDKLSYEIFSILESKFLFGYDDPKLWLPKPIPEPKNGAGEGEIHAIKNQRGKIRILSVDGGGGMRGIILGKALSYLEAALRSKSGDPNARIADYFDVAAGTGVGGIFTAMLFAANDQSRPIFRADDTWRFLAAEGNKFHRPRRRKIGLLKRVLGRSASAGSSNAGLERAMKEAFKDRKTGGSLTLKNTLKPVLIPCYDLTSTAPFLFSRAAALESDSFDFNLWEVCLATSAEPGLFNPVRMESVDRKTRCVGVDGGLTMSNPTAAAITHVLHNKQEFPFARGVEDILVLSLGAGGQLTESTFDYEQVRKWTAEDWARPLARISGEGSAELVDLAVAMAFGQCRSSNYVRIQANGSSFGRCGPHIDSDPSPSSIGLLTGIADETLKQKNVESVLFGGKRLGEQSNSEKLDWFAEQLVLEHQRRSCRIAPTVVLKQPISRPS from the exons ATGGCGTGTGTAGCCGATCATGCTGATAGCATCGATACAGATAAATTGAGCTACGAAATTTTCTCAATTTTGGAGAGCAAATTCCTCTTCGGCTACGACGATCCCAAGCTCTGGCTGCCGAAGCCGATTCCGGAGCCTAAAAACGGCGCCGGCGAGGGGGAAATCCACGCGATTAAGAATCAAAGGGGGAAAATACGTATTCTGAGCgtcgacggcggcggcggcatgCGAGGCATCATTCTCGGCAAGGCGCTGTCGTATTTGGAGGCGGCGCTGAGGAGCAAATCCGGCGATCCGAACGCTAGAATCGCCGATTACTTCGACGTCGCCGCCGGCACCGGCGTGGGCGGGATATTCACGGCGATGCTCTTCGCCGCGAACGATCAGAGCCGCCCGATTTTCCGCGCCGACGACACGTGGAGGTTCCTCGCCGCCGAGGGGAACAAATTCCACCGCCCGCGGCGCCGGAAAATCGGTTTGTTGAAGCGAGTTTTAGGCCGAAGCGCCTCCGCCGGTTCGTCCAACGCCGGTCTGGAGAGAGCGATGAAGGAAGCGTTCAAGGATAGAAAAACCGGAGGGAGTTTGACGCTGAAAAACACGCTAAAACCGGTTTTAATCCCTTGCTACGATTTGACCAGTACGGCGCCGTTTCTGTTCTCGAGAGCTGCCGCTTTGGAGTCGGATAGCTTCGATTTTAATCTGTGGGAGGTGTGCCTCGCCACGTCAGCTGAACCGGGTTTATTCAACCCGGTTCGCATGGAATCGGTGGACCGGAAGACGCGGTGCGTTGGCGTCGACGGTGGACTGACGATGAGCAATCCGACGGCGGCGGCGATAACGCACGTGCTGCATAACAAGCAGGAGTTCCCGTTCGCGCGAGGGGTGGAGGATATTTTGGTACTTTCACTCGGTGCGGGAGGGCAGCTGACGGAGAGCACCTTCGATTACGAGCAGGTTCGGAAATGGACGGCGGAGGATTGGGCTCGGCCGTTGGCTCGGATTTCCGGCGAGGGCTCGGCGGAGCTCGTCGACCTCGCGGTGGCGATGGCCTTCGGCCAGTGCCGGAGCAGTAATTATGTTCGAATTCAG GCCAATGGATCGAGTTTCGGCAGGTGTGGGCCCCACATTGACTCAGACCCGAGTCCGAGCAGCATAGGCCTACTGACTGGAATAGCGGATGAAACACTGAAACAGAAGAACGTCGAGTCCGTCCTATTTGGAGGCAAGAGGCTCGGAGAGCAGAGCAACTCAGAGAAGCTCGACTGGTTCGCCGAGCAGCTGGTCTTGGAGCACCAGCGGAGGAGCTGCCGGATAGCCCCAACAGTCGTGCTGAAGCAGCCCATCTCGAGACCATCTTGA
- the LOC121760314 gene encoding chloride conductance regulatory protein ICln-like isoform X4, with translation MASGIRSVTERSGEGVGKPILDADNGEELMLVQHDVSIVLGSSRRSPESPGTLYITTRQVVWLSDSVMAKGYAVDFLSVSLHAVSTDPEAYPSPCIYAQIENGTEDDESEDSDSESDDTLNLSKITEMRLVPSDPKQLDTLFAMFCECAELNPDPIEDGEYDWITSADQLEDVDSEGDADPNPAHPIGAKENLSLAHSVVQLQINDHRFEDADEMEQDGKNGDN, from the exons ATGGCCTCCGGCATTCGATCGGTGACCGAAAGAAGCGGCGAAGGCGTCGGAAAACCAATCCTCGACGCCGACAATGGCGAGGAGCTGATGCTCGTCCAGCACGATGTCTCCATTGTCCTCGGCAGCAGCCGCCGCTCGCCGGAATCCCCCGGCACTCTCTACATCACCACCAG GCAAGTAGTGTGGTTGAGTGACTCGGTTATGGCAAAAGGATATGCCGTGGACTTTCTTTCTGTGTCGCTTCACGCTGTTTCTACAGATCCCGAGGCTTATCCTTCTCCTTGCATCTATGCTCAG ATTGAGAATGGGACTGAGGATGATGAATCTGAAGATTCAGATTCTGAGAGTGATGATACGTTGAATTTATCGAAGATAACTGAGATGAGACTTGTGCCGTCAGATCCTAAACAAT TGGATACACTATTTGCAATGTTCTGTGAATGTGCTGAGCTTAATCCTGATCCGATTGAAG ATGGTGAATACGACTGGATTACCAGTGCTGATCAACTTG AGGATGTCGACTCTGAAGGGGACGCCGACCCAAATCCAGCTCATCCAATTGGTGCCAAAGAAAATCTCAGCCTGGCTCATTCCGTAGTGCAG CTTCAGATAAACGATCATCGATTCGAGGATGCTGATGAAATGGAGCAGGATGGTAAAAATGGTGATAACTGA